The Vibrio sp. B1FLJ16 DNA segment GAGCAACGGGGCTGATGCGGTTGCTAAAGCACATGAACTGGAACTGGATTTGGTGCTTCTCGATCTCAATATGAAAGGGATGTCTGGTTTGGATACGTTAAAAGCGTTACGCGCTGACGGATGTGAGGCTCGTATTGTGATTCTGACGGTATCCGACAGCCCTGCGGATATCGATGCGATTGTGCGCAGTGGAGCAGATGGATACTTACTAAAAGATACCGAGCCAGATGAGTTGGTAGAGCTCCTGAAGCAGGCTGATCACGGCGATAAAGCCTACAGCCGAGAGGTACTGAAATATCTGCGTGAACGAGGCGATCAGGAAGATGTTTTTGAATCACTGACTGATCGCGAAAGTCAAATATTGAAAGAAGTGGCAAGAGGTTTTCGCAACAAGCAAATCGCTGATCGACTTTTCATCTCAGAGTCGACAGTAAAAGTACACATGAAGAGCTTGCTGAAAAAACTCAGAGTCCCGTCTCGTACCGCCGCGACCATTCTTTACCTGGAACGCTTTGGCGATATCAAGTAGCGATATTAATTTCCACACCACCTCTGCAAAGAGGTGGTTCTATCAACGGTCCGGGCGGATAGAGTACAGGTCACAAATGCGTTTTCCACACCCGATATAAAACTGATAAGCCGAGTCTTTGTTCTCTGCATCTACCATCATTCGAAACATTTTTCCCTGTTCAAAATATAGAATCTCATACTCTACATCTGTATCAAGTTGCTCAACGGCAGCCATACCTAGCCTCCATAGACTATCCTAGAATTACTTAAGCAGGACCTGTGCCCTCTAACGGAGCACTCCTAGTATAAAACTTAGCGTATAAATACACTTGTTTGCGGATTATTTTGATTAAAAAGTTATCTACTTACTCTAATGGTTAGCAAAAAGTATTTGTCACTTAAAAGTAAGTTTGCCGCAATATTAAGTTATATACCCAAGTAACCTCAAGATGCTCGGTTCAGCGAGAATGGCTTGGTTCGCAGTCGCGGCAACGATTAGAAGATCTGGTCATTCTAAATCAAAAATCGTTAACAAAGGCTGTGAGCCAAGCCAACTCGCCCTTCGGGAGCGTGTCACAGGCACTATTTCAGCGTCAAATAACTTGGAAAGAGCTTGCTATTCCACTGCGTTACTTACTTTGTGAATAAGCCTTGAACTAGCACCAGTGACAACGCTCTGAACCCTGCATCTTGAAGTCACTTGGGTATACAGCAGATTTTAGAGTGTGATTTGGAAGAAGGGGAAACTGATAAGTGAATCGATTCGATAATGTATCCAGTAATGTGCTTCGCTACAGTCTGATATTTTTTTCTGTCTTGATTTTGGCGGGTTGTACGAAGACGTTTTTATACAACAATCTCGACTGGTTTGTTCGCGAATATTTGGACGATTATGTCACGCTTAATGAAGAGCAGGAAAACTTGCTGCAGGAACGGTTGGTATCGTTATCTGAGTGGCATAAGAAAAAAGAATTACCACGATATATCGTTCACCTGAAAGAGTGGGAAGCCATAAAAAAGAGCGATGTTACATTGAGTTACCTGCAACTGAACCGGGACAGGATTCGTGAGCATTATGAGCGCATTGTTACAAAAGTTGCCCCCGATATGTTCTCGCTTAGTTTACAGTTATCTGAGCAACAGCAACGTGAGTTTTTACTCAATCTGCAAAAGGATTATAAAAAGAGAAACGCTAAGTATGCCGATAAAACAGAAGAGGAAGTGAGGGAAATTGTTTTTGATAATACAGAAGAGTGGGCGAATGAGTGGATAGGAGATTTAAGCAAGCAACAACAAGCTTATGTGAAGCAGTTTTCCAATCAGGTTGTTCTTAATAGTCCATTGTGGCGTGATTATCGTTCTTCAATATATCAGGAGATCGAATACTTAT contains these protein-coding regions:
- a CDS encoding response regulator, with protein sequence MTVCKVMLVDDHPLMRRGIQQLLSFEPEFDVVADVSNGADAVAKAHELELDLVLLDLNMKGMSGLDTLKALRADGCEARIVILTVSDSPADIDAIVRSGADGYLLKDTEPDELVELLKQADHGDKAYSREVLKYLRERGDQEDVFESLTDRESQILKEVARGFRNKQIADRLFISESTVKVHMKSLLKKLRVPSRTAATILYLERFGDIK
- a CDS encoding RNA helicase codes for the protein MAAVEQLDTDVEYEILYFEQGKMFRMMVDAENKDSAYQFYIGCGKRICDLYSIRPDR
- a CDS encoding DUF6279 family lipoprotein yields the protein MNRFDNVSSNVLRYSLIFFSVLILAGCTKTFLYNNLDWFVREYLDDYVTLNEEQENLLQERLVSLSEWHKKKELPRYIVHLKEWEAIKKSDVTLSYLQLNRDRIREHYERIVTKVAPDMFSLSLQLSEQQQREFLLNLQKDYKKRNAKYADKTEEEVREIVFDNTEEWANEWIGDLSKQQQAYVKQFSNQVVLNSPLWRDYRSSIYQEIEYLFENKSNSVIYQQLFMQLLFEPESFYSEQLAENIDHNIALADKLTLSMAESMTEKQWDHFRGVAKDWRVLAQELLD